The sequence below is a genomic window from Brooklawnia cerclae.
GGCAGCTACGTCGGCAATCTCGCGGTCCATGCGATGATCGAAGGACTCGCCGTCGAGCTGGCCCCCGCAGCCCGCGTCAACGCGGTGGCGCCGACCTGGACGGACACGCCGCTGTGGGCGGACCTGCCGGCCGAGGAGCGCGCGGCGACCAAGGCGAGTTTCGCCGAGACCATTCCGCTGGGACGCACGGCGACGATCGACGAACTCGCCTCCGCCTACCTCTTCCTGATGGAGAACGAGTTCGTCACCGGTCAGCAGCTGGCCGTCGACGGAGGGATCATGCTGGGCGCCTGACGCCGGCGGTGCCACCGCACGAGACGAATTCGTCCCACCCGAGGCCCTCGTGGGTGAGGTGCCTCAGCCCGTTCCCCCTCGGCGTCGGAACGGGCTGGCGCCGCCGGCGACACAGCCACCGTCGCAGAGGATGTCGGTACCCGTGAGATAGCCCATGCGTTCGTCGGCCGCAGCCGCGTAGAGGTGAGCTATCTCCTCGGGCCTGCCGAGCCTCTTGATCGCACTGTTGCGCACGTAGGTCATCGACTCCTCGCTCTCGAGGTCGCCCATGGGTGTGTCGAAGCTGCCCGGGGTGACCGACACCACGCGCACTCCCCTGGCGCCGAAGCGGGCGGCGTCCGTGCGCGCGAACCAGATCACGAAGTGCTTGCTGATGCCGTAGGCGACCCCTGTTCGAACCGTGCGTGGGAACAGGTGGACGCGGCGCATCATCCCGCGCATGAACCGGCTTCGATCGGTGCGGCTCAGAGGGTAGACGTGGGTCGGCATCACAATCTTCGGCGTCAGATACGCCGACATGGATGAGGTGTCGATGACGCAGCCCCTCGCGTCCATCACCTCGTAGAAGGCATCGTTGACGTTGACGGTGCCCAGAGCGTTGGTCGCCATGATCACACCGGGATCACCCATGTGGGGCGACATGCCGGCGGCATGGATCACAGCCGTCACCTGGCCGCGCTTCGCAGCGGTCCGCGCCAGTTGCCGCATGCTCTCCCGATCCGCGACGTCGCCGGCCAGAGCCTCGGCGTCCACCCCGGTCGCGCGCAACTCGGTGACGACCGTTTCGAGCTTCGCCGGCGTCCGACCGGTGAGGACGATCTGATAGCCGCGCTCCCCCATGGCCCGGGCAGTGGCGCGGCCGAGGCCGCTGCCGCCCCCGGTGATGACACACACGTCGTCCATCAGGCCGCCCGCGTGATGACGCGGCCTTCGCGTTCGAGCCAGTCGATGGTGTCCGCGAGCGTGTCGCCGAAGGGACGGGTCTGGAATCCCAGTTCCCTGCGGGCCTTCGAGGAATCGAACAGGTTGTTCCGGGTCAAGTTGTACACGGCGAAGCTCGTCATGCGCAGGTTCTTGCCGAGGACCCTTCCGATCAGGTCGGACACGTGCCCGAGCACCTTACCGGCGCCCGCGGGGAGGATCGTGGTGACCTGCGGGGTTCCCGTCAGGTCGCTGAGCACGCGGAACATCTCCTCCATGCTCACGCACTCGTTGCCGAGGATGTACCCCTCGCCCGTGCGTCCTCTTTCGACAGCAGCGACGGTGGCGTCAGCGAGATCACGGACGTCGACGGCGTTGAAGCTGCCTTCGATACCGGCCTTCATCTTGCCGTCGCAATAGTCGATGATGAAGCTCGTGACCGGCCCGAAGGCGTAGTCGTCCGGTCCGGCGATGCCTGTCGGGTAGACCAGGGTGGCGTCCAGTCCCTGGTTGCGGACGGCGTCGAGGACGAGTTGGGACGCGGTGGCCTTCGTCCACCCGTAGTACCCGACGACAGCGTCCGGATCGAACCGATCCGGTTCGGTGATCGGGACACCGAAGGGTGTCTCGAGGATCCCGCCGGTCGAGCCGACATAGACCAGCTTGCGAACATTGTGGGTCAGACAAGCGTCGATGATGTTCTGGGTGCCCGTGACGTTGACGTCGTGGACCTTCTGGCTGAAGCCGCCGTCGACCGTCACGATCGCGGCGGTGTGGATGACGACCAGTTCACGTCCGCTCTCGGCCGCGAAGAAGCGCTGCAGGCTCACGGTATCGGTGACGTCGCCGGTGTGCAGGCTGACCTGGTCGGGGACCCGATCGGCTGCCGGATCACCTGGGAGTACGAGGCCGCGCACGTCCTGGCCGTCGGCCAGGAGCCGTGCGGCGACGGAGCTGCCGAGATTGCCGGCAACGCCGGTCACCAGGTAGAGGGGCGGCTGCTGATCCTGCTCAGGCATGAAGAGGTCCTTTCGGAGATGTGCTGTGACGACGCTCCGATCCTCTCCACCACGAGCGGTTCACGAGTCGTCCGCCCGGACCGACCTGAGGTACTGCGCCCGCAGTACCCCGTTCGACTCGCATCCTGCAGGACGGTTCCCGGTCGATCCGTCGATGCGATCGGTCGTGTCTCTCCGCTTGTAAGCCCCGTTTATTGAATCAGTGGAATCCCTGATCGGCGGGTGAGGGACGAGAACTGCCGCCGATCGGCTGCAGCGCGGCACGGATGTGCCGGATGAGCAGCCGTGCCGCGTGCGACGGTGGATGGTGGTCGGCGGTGGCGAGGAACAGCGACCACTGCAAGGGGGTGGCCAGCTCCAGCACCTTGACATTCGCGGCATGTCCCTCGGCGACGAAGGCGGGCACCATTGCGACGCCGACGCCCTTGCCGACGAGCACGGGGATCGCCCAGGCGTCCGGCGCCTCGACCACGATGCTGCGGCGCAGTCCCCTGCGACCCAGTTCCTGGTCGAGGAGGTCGCGATTGCCGAATCCGGCCGGCGAGTCGACGAACGGGCAGTCCATGAGATCTGCCAGGTCCACGCGGTCACGGCCGGCCAGTTCGTGGCCGGCAGGCACGAGCCCCACGAACGGGGCGTCGCCGAGGCGCGTGAGGGACAGATCACCGGGCAGCGGCCCCGCCGGGGACATCAATGCGAAATCGACCTCCCCCTCGTCCAGTTGCCCGGCGAGTTTCGCGGTACCGGCGATGTGCAGGTGCACCGCCACGTGTGGGTGATCGGCGCGGAACGCGGCCACCGCCCGCGGAAGATCGACCAGCCCGAGGACCGGCAGAACACCGGCCACCACCGTGCCTCGCACGCCGCGCCGGACCTCGTCGACGGCTTCCGCGGCGGCCTGGACGTCGGCGAGCACCCGTTGCGCATGCGGCAGCAGTGCGGTGCCCGCATCGCTGAGCACCACGCCTCGCGCGGTCCGCTCGAACAGGGGGACACCGAGTTCGCGCTCCAGCGCGCGGATCGCGGTCGAGACGCCCGACTGCACGACGTGGAGGGTCTCCGACGCGGAGGAGAAACTGCCGTCTCTGGCGACCGCGAGGAAGTATTCGAGCTGTCGAAGCTGCATGTGCCTTGTCCTCGCCTTGACGAAACCCGGTCAGTGGGCGGTCTGGCCGCCGTCGATCGGGTAGACAGCCCCGTTGACGAAGGACGCCAGGTCGGAGGCGAGGAACAGAACGACTCCCGCGATCTCCTCCGGTTCCGACACCCTGCCCTGCGGGGAGTACGACAGCACTGTCTCACGCATCGCCGGATCAGCGAGCCACCCGTCGATCATCGGGGTACGGACCAGACCCGGTGCGATCGCGTTGACGCGGATTCCCTGCTGTGCGTAGTCGAGCGCGGCGGCCTTGGTGAGCCCGATCACGCCGTGTTTGGCAGCGGCGTAGGGCGCCATGCCTGGATCGGCGATCAGACCTGCCACTGACGAGGTGTTGATGATCGAGCCTCCGCCGTGGGCGAGCATCGCCGGGATCTCGTGCTTCATCGACAGGAACACGCCTGTGAGGTCGACTGCGATGGTGCGGTTCCAGGCTTCGATCGACTGTTCCACCAGGGCGCCGGTCGGCGGCAGGGAGCCGGCGTTGTTGAACGCGACGTCGAGCCGGCCGAACTCGTCCAGCGTCACCTGCACGAGTCGCGCGAGGTCCTCTTCGCGAGAGACGTCGATGGGGACGAAGATGCCGTGCCCACCTGAGGCCGTCACCGCCTCGGCCGCCGCGTCCCCGCCGTCGCCGCGACTGGCGATCACGACGTTGGCTCCTGCGCGGCCGAAGGCGATCGCGGTCGCCTTTCCGATACCGGTGGATCCTCCGGTCACCACCACGGTCTTCCCGCTGAAATCCAGTGTCTGCTGCGTCATCGTCGTCATCTCTCAGTCGGTCCACCGGACATAGAGCACCATGGCGCGGGCGTGGCTCTCGGTCCACAACTCGACGCCTTTCATCGGGCCGTCCAGCCAACGAGAGGACAGTTCTTCGGTGGCTCGGCGGACGACTTCCTCGATGACGAACTTGATGCCGGCCTGTTCGCTGTCGCGGTGCTGGGCCAGCAGTTCGGGGGTGTTGATCTGGTCGTGCAACCTCTTGACGGTGGCGTAGACGTCCAGGACGTAGCGCTTGGTCAGTTCGACGTCGCTGCGTCGGGCGACATCGGCGGTGTGGCCCGAGAGGAAGTACTCGAAGTCGTACTCGAGGAACCGGTCGAAGGCACCCATGTAGGAGTAGATGTTCTCGCTCAGGTCGAAGTCGAGCAACGGCACCCAACTGCGAGCCAGTAGGTCGATCGCGACCAGTACCTTCTCGTTCGGCAGGTACAGCACAGTGTCCCCGTCGGCGGAGTGGAAGCCGTCGCGGAACAGGTGGATCTCCCGATTGCCGATGTTCAGGGTGACGGCGGTGTCGAAGACGGTTGTGGGCAGGGGGCGAGCGGGATCGTTCTTCTCCGCGAGGAATCGCGCCGTCCCGGTCTCCGCGATGATCTGGATGCCCTCTGC
It includes:
- a CDS encoding SDR family NAD(P)-dependent oxidoreductase, with the protein product MDDVCVITGGGSGLGRATARAMGERGYQIVLTGRTPAKLETVVTELRATGVDAEALAGDVADRESMRQLARTAAKRGQVTAVIHAAGMSPHMGDPGVIMATNALGTVNVNDAFYEVMDARGCVIDTSSMSAYLTPKIVMPTHVYPLSRTDRSRFMRGMMRRVHLFPRTVRTGVAYGISKHFVIWFARTDAARFGARGVRVVSVTPGSFDTPMGDLESEESMTYVRNSAIKRLGRPEEIAHLYAAAADERMGYLTGTDILCDGGCVAGGASPFRRRGGTG
- a CDS encoding NAD-dependent epimerase/dehydratase family protein, with the translated sequence MPEQDQQPPLYLVTGVAGNLGSSVAARLLADGQDVRGLVLPGDPAADRVPDQVSLHTGDVTDTVSLQRFFAAESGRELVVIHTAAIVTVDGGFSQKVHDVNVTGTQNIIDACLTHNVRKLVYVGSTGGILETPFGVPITEPDRFDPDAVVGYYGWTKATASQLVLDAVRNQGLDATLVYPTGIAGPDDYAFGPVTSFIIDYCDGKMKAGIEGSFNAVDVRDLADATVAAVERGRTGEGYILGNECVSMEEMFRVLSDLTGTPQVTTILPAGAGKVLGHVSDLIGRVLGKNLRMTSFAVYNLTRNNLFDSSKARRELGFQTRPFGDTLADTIDWLEREGRVITRAA
- a CDS encoding LysR family transcriptional regulator; this encodes MQLRQLEYFLAVARDGSFSSASETLHVVQSGVSTAIRALERELGVPLFERTARGVVLSDAGTALLPHAQRVLADVQAAAEAVDEVRRGVRGTVVAGVLPVLGLVDLPRAVAAFRADHPHVAVHLHIAGTAKLAGQLDEGEVDFALMSPAGPLPGDLSLTRLGDAPFVGLVPAGHELAGRDRVDLADLMDCPFVDSPAGFGNRDLLDQELGRRGLRRSIVVEAPDAWAIPVLVGKGVGVAMVPAFVAEGHAANVKVLELATPLQWSLFLATADHHPPSHAARLLIRHIRAALQPIGGSSRPSPADQGFH
- a CDS encoding SDR family NAD(P)-dependent oxidoreductase, whose product is MTQQTLDFSGKTVVVTGGSTGIGKATAIAFGRAGANVVIASRGDGGDAAAEAVTASGGHGIFVPIDVSREEDLARLVQVTLDEFGRLDVAFNNAGSLPPTGALVEQSIEAWNRTIAVDLTGVFLSMKHEIPAMLAHGGGSIINTSSVAGLIADPGMAPYAAAKHGVIGLTKAAALDYAQQGIRVNAIAPGLVRTPMIDGWLADPAMRETVLSYSPQGRVSEPEEIAGVVLFLASDLASFVNGAVYPIDGGQTAH
- a CDS encoding MBL fold metallo-hydrolase encodes the protein MPTSPRIHVQPDSVTDLSAGFLTRELSPGVFMVSNGNYQTLFLTTGEGVVLLDAPLPLIDHLREAIADVTDEPVRTMIYSHGHTDHIGGAYLLAEGIQIIAETGTARFLAEKNDPARPLPTTVFDTAVTLNIGNREIHLFRDGFHSADGDTVLYLPNEKVLVAIDLLARSWVPLLDFDLSENIYSYMGAFDRFLEYDFEYFLSGHTADVARRSDVELTKRYVLDVYATVKRLHDQINTPELLAQHRDSEQAGIKFVIEEVVRRATEELSSRWLDGPMKGVELWTESHARAMVLYVRWTD